A region of the Litchfieldia alkalitelluris genome:
CACTTCCCCCATCTAAAGTAAGCAAACGCAAACATACTGCTAATAATAAAACTTACCCCCATTCCAATCGCAATCCCATTTTGTCCAAATAGATTTGAACTTATATGCGTTAATGGATAACGAAGTAACCAAAAAGAAAGAATATTGAGAACTAACACCTGGTACATCGCTCCAGATGCCCTTACAATTCCATTCAAAATAAAGTTAAGACCAATAAACGGATAGAAAAAAGCAATAATCCGCAAATAATTTGTACCAAAGACGACTGTTTCTTTTTCCTGAACAAATAATCTGGTTAGATGCTCAGCAAAGACAAACACAAGAGCTGCAATTACTAACATAATCACTAAATTATAAATAGCACCTGAAATTGCAATTTCACGAACTCGATCCCAGCGTTTAGCACCAATATTTTGTCCTGCCATACTGTTCACCGCAGTGCCTAAGGCTAAAGCTGGTAAGGTGATTAAACTATCAATTCTCTGTGCCGCACCAAATCCAGCAACAACTGGTCCACCAAATGAATTAACAACGGTCATGATCGCTGTGACTCCAGCAAAAATCACTGTCATTTGAAGTCCAGACGGGATACCCAGTTTAAGAATCAACATCACTTCTTCCCTTTTTGGAAGAGAAGGTTTTGTAAATGGGACTATTTGTTTCTGAAAAGTATAAACAACTCCCATCAAGAAAGCCGTACCTTGGGATAAAACCGTGGCATATGCAGCCCCATTTATGCCCCATTTAAAGACTGAGATGAACAACGGATCTAACACCGTGTTTAACAGGGCTGCTACCATAACAAACTTCAATGGTGTTTTACTATCGCCAACAGCTCTTAAAACAGTACCAATAAAGTTGTAGCCAAGTAAAAATAGGATTCCTAGAAAATTAATTTGCAAGTATGTCTTCGCTTCTGAAAGCATTTCATCAGGGGTATTTAGAAATTCCAAAATAGGTCCAGAAAAAAGAAAGCCTGCGCTTCCGATTAAAACAGCTAAACTAGTCAGTAACACCACAAAGGCATTTAGGTATGCTTTAAGACCTTCATCATTTTCCCTTCCTCTTTGCTGAGACAAGATTGTTAATGTTGCATTATTTATTCCAATAATGAAGGATAGAACAGTCACAACAACAGTAGAGGAAATCGTGGTTGCCCCGAGTGCATTAGTTCCTAATAAGTTCCCAACCCACAAACTATCAATAAATTGATAGGATACTTGTAAAAGATTTGTTAGCATAATTGGTCCAGAAAACATGATTAACTGTTTACTAATTTGACCATCTGTAAAATCATATTGTTTCGGCAAACTGGAACACTTCCTTTGGCCTTTTAACATTTCCATATTTTATAACACAGAGATAACCGATTCAAGGCATTCGCTCAGTAGACTTTCTTTTGAATAAGTATTTGCACCATAGAAATATGAAAAAGTTTACTGCTTATAATGAGTGGGAATTTTGGTGATTCCAGTGGCTTTGATAGAGCTGCAGAAGATAAAAGAAGGAGGAAGTAAATCATAGACCTTCTTTGATTAAGTTGCCTAAGCGAAAACAAATAGGAACTCAATCATAGACCTGCTTTGATCCAGTTACCGAAGTGAAAACAAAGAGGAACTCAATCACAGACCTGCTTTGATCCAGTTGCCGAAGTGGAAACAAAGAGGAACTCAATCATAGACCTGCTTTGATCCAGTTGCAGAAGCAAAAACAAAGAGGAACTCAATCATAGACCTGCTTTGATCCAGTTGCAGAAGCAAAAACAAAGAGGAACTCAATCATAGACCTGCTTTGATCCAGTTGCAGAAGCGAAAACAAAGATTAGATTAGGCTTTGGGCATGAGAAAGAGAATCAAACAACTCTTTTCGTTCCTTTTTTTGGGCTTTTGGCATGAATAAGGGAATCAAACAACTCTTTTCATTCCCTTTGTTGGGTTTTGGGCATTAGTAAGGGAATCAAACAACTCTTTTCATTCCCTATTTTGGGCTTTTGGGATGGTAAAGGAATCAAACAATGCCTTTCATTCCCTTTGTTGGGCTTTTGGCATGAGTAAGGGAATCAAACAACTCTTCTCATTCCCTTTGTTGAGCTTTTGGCATGAGAAAGGGAATGAAACAACTCTTTTCTTCCCTTTGTTGGGCTTTTGGCATGAGAAAGGGAATGAAACAACTCTTTTCATTCCCTTTGTTGAGCTTTTGGCATGAGAAAGGGAATCAAACAACTCTTTTCATTCCCTTTGTTGGGCTTTTGGCATGAGAAAGGGAATGAAACAACTCTTTTCATTCCCTTTGTTGAGCTTTTGGCATGAGAAAGGGAATCAAACAACTCTTTTCATTCCCTTTGTTGGGCTTTTGGCATGAGAAAGGGAATGAAACAACTCTTTTCATTCCCTTTGTTGGGCTTTTGGCATTAGTAAGGGAATTGGGCCTCTCCGACCTAGGTATTTTCAGGCTAGACATCCATGCTAAATAAGTATTTCTTCGCACCATCGTGAATGAAAATGTTTACTCATCAGTGTGGAATGAGCGGAAAGCCACTTGACTCCTGCGGGATCGAGTGGTCTCGTGAGACCCCACAGGAGCTGAGCCCCTGGCGACGAGGCTCACGGACCACCCCGCGGAAAGCAAGTGGGTCGCAGTTCATGGAACTCCACATCCAAAGTTATTTTCAGGCTAGACATCTATGCTAATTAAAATTAGCACCATGGAGTATGAAAAATTATACTTAGCTTAGTGTCTAGCTTCAGGGTAGACCTATATTATTTATCTACACAAAAAAAGGAGGATTATCCCTCCACATTAAAACTCACCTTTGTACTTACCTCTTGACTCTTCCTCGTAAATGTAAAGAAAACAATCGCACCTAACGAAGAAGTAATGAATAACGCTGCTCCCATTGGTACTGCTGTTGTTTCATTTATTCCAATTAAAGGTGAAACAATAGAACCAATCAGCAACGGTAGCATCCCGAGCACTGCACTTGCACTTCCAGCACGGTGACCTTGGTTCTCCATTGCTAGAGAAAAACTACTTGTTAAAATCATACCTATTGAAAGCATGTAAATAAAAATAGGAATAACTATACTAAATAATGGTCCTTCAATAATCGTCATTAACAACAAAATCGAATTTGCAGTCACTGCAATAGTAATCGCAATCTGAAGCAAGGTTCTTTCATGAATGATTCCACTGAATCGTCCGATTATAAAACTCCCTGAAATAATTGCTAGTCCATTAATCCCAAATAAAATGCTAAAGACTTGTGGTGATACATCATATATCCCTTGGTAAACGAAAGGAGTACCTGATACATAAGCAAAACTTCCACCATGAATAATTCCAACTATTAATGCAAAACCAATGAAAGATCGGTCCTTGAATAAACTACCTATTGTACGGACACTATGCCCTAGTGAGCTCGGAACTCGTTTTTCCTTTGGTAATGTTTCTTCTAGTTTTAAACCAATCCTGATTACAATGAACACTCCTATTAAACTTAAAAAGAGGAAAATCGTATTCCAGCTTGCAAAAGGGAAAAGCAGAATCGCTCCACCAGCCATCGGCGCAAGCATTGGAGCCGTTGCGTTTATTGACATAAGCAGGGCAAAAAACTTTGCTAACTCTTTTCCACTGAATACATCACGAACAACCGCGCGTGAGAGAACGATACCAGCTGAAGCGGTGAATCCTTGTAAAAAACGTGCAACAATTAGTGTTTCTATATTAGGAGCAAGTGCACAAAGGAAAGAAGAAACTGCAAATAAGGAAATGGATATTAACAGGGGTCTTTTTCTCCCATGAGCATCGCTGATCGGTCCTATAACCAACTGCCCAATTGCCAGACCAATTAAACAGGCTGTCAAGCTTAGCTGTACAAGTGAAGCACTAGCCCCGAAGTCGCTTGCAATTTCAGGGAAGCTCGGTAAATACATATCAATATTAAGTGGACCTAAAATACCAAGCATACTTAAAAGAAATGCCAGTGCCAAACGTTCTTTTCCAGTTGGATTCTGAACCATATTTTTAATCACCTTTCACTTTTACTATTCTTGTATATTAGCTGTTTTCGTAGAATTGTTACTTTTGAAAGTTCTATTAAAATCAATATCTACGAAGTAGAGTGGCCGTCTTTTCTTCCGATTAAAATCAGAATACTAAATAAATGGTGTTATTTAATTTAAATTAGGTCAATTAGTAACAGAAAAGAGCATTTATATTTAAGTTTATAGTCTACTTGACTAAACAATGTCTGTCTAGTGATATACTAAATTTTCCATTTCAATTTAAGTATAAGTGAAGGGGGAATTTGTGATAAGAAATTAATTAAGAAATAATTTCTTTTACTCTACCTACTATCCCGCTCTCTAACATCACCTTAATACCATGCGGATGTGTTGCTGAGTTGGTTAAAATCTTTGAAACAATTCCTTCAGTTAAATTTCCCGTACGTTGATCCTGTTTTTGTACAACTTTGACCTTTGTTCCAACCTTTATGTTGTTTCTAATAGTTCCTGACATGTTGTTCCTCCATATTTTTTTATTTAGTTTTTACTTTTATAGATGAATTTATTATTTATTTTACAAAAAATCATCAAACAAGCAAAACCCAAACATTAATTCTATCATCATATAATAATAATCGTTTTTTAATCAAAAATTACACATAATCCCATAGTTTTTTATAAAAAAACACATAAAAAGGTTTACTTTCAAAAAATGTATATTATAATAAAACATTGAGATACTGAAAAAAAATAGACAGTTTAATGAATATTAACTATGAAGCAATCTGCTTAGGGGGAAACAACAATGGATAATGTATTTGATTATGAAGATATACAATTGATACCGGCTAAGAGTATAGTAAATAGCCGTTCTGAGTGCGATACATCAGTTACATTTGGTGGAAGAACATTTAAATTACCTGTCGTCCCTGCAAATATGCAAACAATTATAGATGAGAAAATTGCTATTTATTTAGCTGAAAATGATTATTTCTATGTCATGCATCGATTTGAACCAGAAACACGACTTGCTTTTATCAAGAACATGCATGGTCGTGGATTATATGCCTCAATTAGTGTTGGGGTAAAAGAAGATGAATATCTTTTTATCCAACAGCTAGCAGATGAAAATGTTTTACCAGAATACATTACAATTGATATTGCGCACGGTCACTCAAATGCCGTGATTGAAATGATTAAGCATATTAAAAAACATATTCCAGAAGCTTTTGTTATCGCTGGAAATGTAGGAACACCTGAAGCAGTTAGAGAATTAGAAAATGCCGGAGCAGATGCGACAAAAGTTGGAATTGGTCCGGGTAAGGTATGTATTACGAAAATTAAAACTGGCTTCGGAACAGGTGGTTGGCAATTAGCAGCATTAAGATGGTGTGCTAAAGCAGCTAGTAAGCCGATCATTGCTGATGGCGGTATTCGTACACATGGTGATATTGCCAAATCAGTTCGTTTTGGTGCAACAATGGTAATGATTGGTTCGCTATTCGCCGGTCACGAAGAATCTCCAGGAACAACGATTGAACAAGACGGCAAGCTGTTCAAAGAATACTTTGGGTCCGCTTCTGAATATCAGAAGGGTGAAAAAAGAAATGTCGAAGGTAAGAAAATGTTAGTTGAGCACAAAGGCTCACTTCAAGATACGCTAACTGAAATGGAGCAAGATCTTCAATCGTCTATTTCCTATGCTGGAGGAAACAAGCTAGACTCCATCCGTCATGTAGACTATGTTATTGTTAAAAACTCTATTTTTAATGGAGATAAAGCTTTTTAAATATTAGGTTAATATATACTCCCCTCCATATTAACTGTGGGGGAGTTTTCCTGTTGGTATTAAATTGTTAACACAAATTTCATATTTCACTAATAGAATCTTGAATTTCTTTAATAGAATAAACTTATAAAATAGAAAGGAAGTGAATTATGATCGTTAAAAGTAGAACTGAATCTGACGAATTATTGACTATGCGGTACCTTAACGCAAGAATGAATTTAACAGAAAAGGAGAAATATCATTTGTTAAATCTCGAAAAGGGGTATGAAGGGGAGACTAAGTTTGACCTATTAGCAGCTACTCTTCCGGAAGAACGGTTTCTCATAAATGACTTACTGCTTGAAGTGAATAACTCCTATTTTCAAATTGATACTTTAATGATTTCGCAGGGTGGTATTTACCTATTAGATATCAAAAATTTCCAAGGTGATTATTACTTAGATGCAGATAAATTATATACCGTGACAAACGACAGAGAATATAAGAATCCTGTAGATCAATTAAAAAGAAGTACGACTTTACTTCGCCAGTTACTTCATAACCTCAAACTTAATTATCTTATTGAATCATTTGTTATCTTTATAAATCCTGAATTCACCTTATATCAAGCCCCCTTGAAGACACCTATTATATTTCCAACCCAGTTAGATCGTTTTTTACAAGAATTAAATAAATCACCTTCTAAATTAAACGAAGGACATAAAAAACTAGCTCAAACTCTAATTTCATTACATCAAACTAAAAATCCTTTTTCTTTACTACCAAAATATAATTATGACCAGTTGCAGAAAGGAGTTTATTGTCATTCCTGTAAGTCCTTCATAACTAGCATAATGAATTTTAACTTTATATGCGGTAAGTGTGGAGGAGCTGAAAAAATCGAAATAGCTATTTTGCGTAATGTAAAGGAATTTAAGCTGCTTTTCCCAGAATTAAAAGTAACCACACACAGCATTGATGAGTGGTGTAAGATGGAATTAAGTAAAAAGACACTAACTAGGATTCTAAAGAAGAACTATACAGCTTTTGGGAATACTAGTAATACTTATTATGTTTAAGTTGGTAATGAATTTCGTTTATTAGATGTTTATTGAAAACAATTTGAACATTGGCTCTTCTCGGACACCTTTAGCTCTTTTGGCTTCAAAGTTGTCTCAACCCGGACTCTCTTCGGACAGCTTTGGCTCTTTTGGCTTCAAAGCTGTCTGAACCTGGACTCTCTTCGGACAGCTTTGGCTCTTTTGGCTTCAAAGCTGTCTGAACCTGGACTCTCTTCGGACAGCTTTNNNNNNNNNNNNNNNNNNNNNNNNNNNNNNNNNNNNNNNNNNNNNNNNNNNNNNNNNNNNNNNNNNNNNNNNNNNNNNNNNNNNNNNNNNNNNNNNNNNNNNNNNNNNNNNNNNNNNNNNNNNNNNNNNNNNNNNNNNNNNNNNNNNNNNNNNNNNNNNNNNNNNNNNNNNNNNNNNNNNNNNNNNNNNNNNNNNNNNNNNNNNNNNNNNNNNNNNNNNNNNNNNNNNNNNNNNNNNNNNNNNNNNNNNNNNNNNNNNNNNNNNNNNNNNNNNNNNNNNNNNNNNNNNNNNNNNNNNNNNNNNNNNNNNNNNNNNNNNNNNNNNNNNNNNNNNNNNNNNNNNNNNNNNNNNNNNNNNNNNNNNNNNNNNNNNNNNNNNNNNNNNNNNNNNNNNNNNNNNNNNNNNNNNNNNNNNNNNNNNNNNNNNNNNNNNNNNNNNNNNNNNNNNNNNNNNNNNNNNNNNNNNNNNNNNNNNNTCTTTAGCTCTTTTTGCGTCAAAGCTGTCTCAACCTGGGCTCTCTTCGGACAGCTTTAGCTCTTTTGGCTTCAAAGCTGTCTGAACCCGGACTCTCTTCGGACAGCTTTGGCTCTTTTGGCTTCAAAGCTGTCTGAACCTGGACTCTCTTCGGACAGCTTTGGCTCTTTTGGCTTCAAAGCTGTCTGAACCTGGACTCTCTTCGGACAGCTTTGGCTCTTTCAGACATAAAGCTGTCTGAACCTGGACTCTCTTCGGACAACTTTGGCTCTTTCAGCCTTAAAGCTGTCTAAACCTGGACTCTCTTCGGACAACTTTAGCTCTTTTGGCTTCAAAGCTGTCTGAACCCAGACTCTCTTCGGACAGCTTTGGCTCTTTTGGCTTCAAAGCTGTCTGAACCTGGACTCTCTTCGGACAGCTTTAGCTCTTTCAGACATAAAGCTGTCTGAACCTAGGCTCTCTTCGGACAACTTTGGCTCTTTCAGCCTCAAAGCTGTCTGAACCTGGACTCTCTTCGGACAGCTTTAGCTCTTTTGGATTCAAAGCTGTCTGAACCCAGCTCTCTTCGGACAGCTTTGGCTCTTTCAGACATAAAGCTGTCTGAACCTGGACTCTCTTCGGACAGCTTTAGCTCTTTTGGCTTCAAAGCTGTCTGAACCCAGACTCTCTTCGGACAACTTTGGCTCTTTCAGCCTTAAAGCTGTCTGAACCTGGACTCTCTTCGGACAGCTTTAGCTCTTTTGGCTTCAAAGCTGTCTGAACCTGGACTCTCTTCGGACAACTTTGGCTCTTTCAGACATAAAGCTGTCTGAACCTGGACTCTCTTCGGACAACTTTGGCTCTTTCAGACATAAAGCTGTCTGAACCTAGGCTCTCTTCGGACAACTTTGGCTCTTTCAGCCTTAAAGCTGTCTGAACCTGGACTCTCTTCGGACAGCTTTTAGCTCCTCCTGTTTCAAACCCTTTCTAAAACCCAGCCCTTCTTCTGACAAAGCCTTACGCCGATTCACTTCTATAAGCAATGTTAACCCACCAGAATCACTTAACACCCTCAAACGTAATCATCTGATTTCCGTTTTTAGGATATTGACCATATTTATAATCAGAAGAAACCACAATTTCTTTAAAACCAATGTGCTTAAGAATCATCTTAAATTCATCTACTCCATACCACCGTAATGGAAATGACTCTAATTCAGTTTGTATTAGTGTGCCATTGCGCCATTTTTCATATCTGCCATATGACAATGTACATTGATTAATATAATCTATTTCCGCATTTGTATTTTGTAGGGTAATGATATCTCCATTTTCGCATTCCCATTTTCTCGTAGATACTTTTCCAACTATAAATTCTGGCTGTAAAAATAAATCAACGATTAACCTGCCACCCTTTTCTAGATGATGATAAAAGTTTTCAAGCGCCTTAAGCGAGGTTTCTCTATCCTGTATGAGTAAAAATGTCCCGGAAGGAATGATAATCGCACCATATTTGACATCCATTGAAAATGTCTCCATTTTTTCCTCGAAGAGATTAGGAGTTAATTCTCTTGCCTTGCAATGTTCCCGACATATCATTAACATCTCTGTTGAAATATCAAAACCATCCACCTCAAATCCTTTTTCTAAAAGAGGAATGAGCATACGCCCAGTTCCTGTTGCTGGCTCAAGAATACGGGCCGTAACATGAGAAAGTCTTTCTAGGTAATACTCAACATCACCAAAGGAATGACCAATAGGCTTATCCAAATCATATACTTCTGAAGATAGTTTGCTATAATAACTTAACAAAATTCATTTCTCCTTTATCAAAATAATCTAACTAATCCAAGTCTCTTTTATTTCCTTCACTTGCCATTGATTATGATCAAAGTAAACAATCACTTCAACACCGATGGATCCTAAACCAGAGCGATATTTTGAACCTTCAAAAACAATTTCATTATTAAATTTAAAATCTACTTTTTCTATTCGAAGAAGAATTCCATCCAGTATAGACGTTTCTTCGTTGTATAGTCCCTTCTCTTGAAGATCTTCAAAAGTAGATATCATTACCTCAGTTTTATATGTATCCTCAAAAAATGTTACAATCTGTTTTCGGTCTCTCTGATCTAACTCATCAAAATTACTCATGTCGATGGCTATGAAGTCCATCCCCCCATTTAATCCGGTATCCCTCTCCATAATGGAGTTTAATGCTAGACTATATATTTCTGCCAAACTTTTTTTGGCGTCTGCTTCTTGATCACAGGCAACCAGGATCAAAGCAAGAGAAAAAACGATCAATCGCTTACCAATATATAACATTCTGTACCCCCTTAGTTATTAGACGAGCTGATTTAGTAAAAGGTTTCTATTAAGTATCACTAAACCTAGACATTTAAATAAAAATGGTGCGTAAAGACTAAATTGTCGTTACGCACCATTCAATATTTGTTACTAGTTTTACATATTCGCTTCCCATACTGATATTTCTTCTCTTACCATTGGAGCAACCTCTGTACCCAACAATTCAATTGCCTTCATCACATCTTCATGTGGCATTGACCCTACTGGTACATGTAGCATAAATCTTGTGATACCCACGTTCTTACGAAGGTGAATGATCTTTTCGGCAACGGTTTTCGAATCTCCTACGTATAATGCTCCTTCAAAGCTTCTCGCTGCATCAAAGCTTGTCCGGTCATAATGACCCCATCCACGTTCGCGACCTAATTTATTCATAACTTGCTGAGTTGAAGGGAAGAATTTATCAGCTGCTGTCTCTGTATTCTCAGCAATAAATCCATGTGAATGTGAAGCAACAGGTAATTTAGATGGATCATGACCAGCATGTGCCGCAGCTTTCTTGTAAAGCTCAACAAGTGGTGTAAAATGAAGTGGACTACCACCAATGATTGCAAGAACAAGTGGCAAACCAAGGATACCTGCTCTTATGACAGAATTTGAATTTCCACCACTACCAATCCAAACTGGTAATGGATCTTGAACTGGTCTTGGATACACTCCCAAATTATTTATTGCTGGGCGGTGTCCACCTCTCCAAGTTACTTTTTCAGATTCTCTTATTTTTAATAACAGCTCTAAATTCTCTTCAAATAACTCATCATAATCTTTTAAATCAAATCCGAATAAAGGAAAAGATTCGATGAATGAACCACGACCGGCCATGATTTCTGCACGACCGTTAGAGATTGCATCAAGCGTTGCAAAAT
Encoded here:
- a CDS encoding nuclease-related domain-containing protein: MNLTEKEKYHLLNLEKGYEGETKFDLLAATLPEERFLINDLLLEVNNSYFQIDTLMISQGGIYLLDIKNFQGDYYLDADKLYTVTNDREYKNPVDQLKRSTTLLRQLLHNLKLNYLIESFVIFINPEFTLYQAPLKTPIIFPTQLDRFLQELNKSPSKLNEGHKKLAQTLISLHQTKNPFSLLPKYNYDQLQKGVYCHSCKSFITSIMNFNFICGKCGGAEKIEIAILRNVKEFKLLFPELKVTTHSIDEWCKMELSKKTLTRILKKNYTAFGNTSNTYYV
- the guaC gene encoding GMP reductase: MDNVFDYEDIQLIPAKSIVNSRSECDTSVTFGGRTFKLPVVPANMQTIIDEKIAIYLAENDYFYVMHRFEPETRLAFIKNMHGRGLYASISVGVKEDEYLFIQQLADENVLPEYITIDIAHGHSNAVIEMIKHIKKHIPEAFVIAGNVGTPEAVRELENAGADATKVGIGPGKVCITKIKTGFGTGGWQLAALRWCAKAASKPIIADGGIRTHGDIAKSVRFGATMVMIGSLFAGHEESPGTTIEQDGKLFKEYFGSASEYQKGEKRNVEGKKMLVEHKGSLQDTLTEMEQDLQSSISYAGGNKLDSIRHVDYVIVKNSIFNGDKAF
- a CDS encoding peptide ABC transporter substrate-binding protein, whose product is MLYIGKRLIVFSLALILVACDQEADAKKSLAEIYSLALNSIMERDTGLNGGMDFIAIDMSNFDELDQRDRKQIVTFFEDTYKTEVMISTFEDLQEKGLYNEETSILDGILLRIEKVDFKFNNEIVFEGSKYRSGLGSIGVEVIVYFDHNQWQVKEIKETWIS
- a CDS encoding MATE family efflux transporter — its product is MPKQYDFTDGQISKQLIMFSGPIMLTNLLQVSYQFIDSLWVGNLLGTNALGATTISSTVVVTVLSFIIGINNATLTILSQQRGRENDEGLKAYLNAFVVLLTSLAVLIGSAGFLFSGPILEFLNTPDEMLSEAKTYLQINFLGILFLLGYNFIGTVLRAVGDSKTPLKFVMVAALLNTVLDPLFISVFKWGINGAAYATVLSQGTAFLMGVVYTFQKQIVPFTKPSLPKREEVMLILKLGIPSGLQMTVIFAGVTAIMTVVNSFGGPVVAGFGAAQRIDSLITLPALALGTAVNSMAGQNIGAKRWDRVREIAISGAIYNLVIMLVIAALVFVFAEHLTRLFVQEKETVVFGTNYLRIIAFFYPFIGLNFILNGIVRASGAMYQVLVLNILSFWLLRYPLTHISSNLFGQNGIAIGMGVSFIISSMFAFAYFRWGKWRERELFAEEK
- a CDS encoding YwbE family protein, with the translated sequence MSGTIRNNIKVGTKVKVVQKQDQRTGNLTEGIVSKILTNSATHPHGIKVMLESGIVGRVKEIIS
- a CDS encoding Bcr/CflA family efflux MFS transporter is translated as MVQNPTGKERLALAFLLSMLGILGPLNIDMYLPSFPEIASDFGASASLVQLSLTACLIGLAIGQLVIGPISDAHGRKRPLLISISLFAVSSFLCALAPNIETLIVARFLQGFTASAGIVLSRAVVRDVFSGKELAKFFALLMSINATAPMLAPMAGGAILLFPFASWNTIFLFLSLIGVFIVIRIGLKLEETLPKEKRVPSSLGHSVRTIGSLFKDRSFIGFALIVGIIHGGSFAYVSGTPFVYQGIYDVSPQVFSILFGINGLAIISGSFIIGRFSGIIHERTLLQIAITIAVTANSILLLMTIIEGPLFSIVIPIFIYMLSIGMILTSSFSLAMENQGHRAGSASAVLGMLPLLIGSIVSPLIGINETTAVPMGAALFITSSLGAIVFFTFTRKSQEVSTKVSFNVEG
- a CDS encoding methyltransferase domain-containing protein, whose product is MLSYYSKLSSEVYDLDKPIGHSFGDVEYYLERLSHVTARILEPATGTGRMLIPLLEKGFEVDGFDISTEMLMICREHCKARELTPNLFEEKMETFSMDVKYGAIIIPSGTFLLIQDRETSLKALENFYHHLEKGGRLIVDLFLQPEFIVGKVSTRKWECENGDIITLQNTNAEIDYINQCTLSYGRYEKWRNGTLIQTELESFPLRWYGVDEFKMILKHIGFKEIVVSSDYKYGQYPKNGNQMITFEGVK
- a CDS encoding LLM class flavin-dependent oxidoreductase, which produces MEIGISTFVETTPDVETGKVISHAERIREVVEEIVLADKVGLDVFGVGEHHREDFAASSPAMLLSAAASQTKRIRLTSAVTVLSSADPVRVFQDFATLDAISNGRAEIMAGRGSFIESFPLFGFDLKDYDELFEENLELLLKIRESEKVTWRGGHRPAINNLGVYPRPVQDPLPVWIGSGGNSNSVIRAGILGLPLVLAIIGGSPLHFTPLVELYKKAAAHAGHDPSKLPVASHSHGFIAENTETAADKFFPSTQQVMNKLGRERGWGHYDRTSFDAARSFEGALYVGDSKTVAEKIIHLRKNVGITRFMLHVPVGSMPHEDVMKAIELLGTEVAPMVREEISVWEANM